ACAGATCGTACCACTTGTATTTTGTTTGGAGATGGTGCTGGAGCGGTAATGCTTGAGCCCAATACTGAGGGGCTTGGTTTAGTGGATTTTGATTTAAATTCAGACGGGACTGGCGAGCATCATTTAATAATGAAAGGTGGTGGCAGTAAAAATCCAGCAACAAATGAGACTGTTGATCAGCAACTACATTATATACGTCAAGAAGGTCCAGCAGTCTTTAAATTTGCCGTAACAAAAATGGCTGATACGGCTGCTACTATCATGGAGCGTAATAACCTAAAGGGAGATGATGTTGCATGGTTGGTGCCTCATCAGGCAAATAAGAGAATCATAGATGCAACGGCAAATAGAATGGAAATTGGTCCAGAAAAAGTGATGATGAATATCCAGAATTATGGAAACACCACTGCTGCAACCATTCCACTTTGCTTATTTGATTATGAATCAAAACTGAAAAAAGGTGATAATCTTGTACTAGCCGCTTTTGGAGGTGGTTTTACTTGGGCTAGTGCACTCATAAAGTGGGCTTACTAAAATGAATAAAATTGCCATACTCATTTTGGTTTCTTTAGGTAGCTTTGCTCAAACCAAAGTTAGGACCTTTGACCAATTTGCTGTGAGTTATGGCTTGAATGATAAAGTTTCGACAACCTCTCTTTCTCTTGGGCAAGAAATGGTTGTTGGGAAAGATATTGCATGCTCATTTGGAGCATTTGCAAGATTAAATTGGAATAGTTTAAAACCTCAATCTTTAGAAAGTAAAGGAGATTTTGTAAATGATGAACTTGGAATTTTAAATAAGTCGAATGTATTTTCTCTAAGTTTTCCACTTTCTGCATCTATTGGGTTTAAAAACCTTTCATTTGGTGGTAACTTTGATTTAGCCAGTTGGACTTTTGGAAAAACCCTTGATTCAAAACGGTTTACAGTAGATCAAGCTAGTGCAGGTCTTGTTGCTCGGCCAAAAGGTTTAAGCTGGGTGTTAAGTAAAGAGGAGAGTTTTAAAAACTTAAGTAATCAATTGTACTTAAGTTATACTTTTGACCAATCTTTTGGAATTAGAGTTGGAATGAGTTCTCAACATATCACTTATGATCTACGAAATCTAGATACAAATGGAAACGTCGGAACAAGAGAAAACATCTTCGGACATACCTATATGTATCCTTTTATTTCACTAAGATTTAATAACGAAAAATAAAAACATGGCTTCTACAGCAGATTTTAGAAACGGTCTTTGTCTAGAATGGAACAATGATTTGTACATTATAATAGATTTCCAACATGTTAAACCAGGTAAAGGACCTGCTTTTGTAAGATCGAAACTAAGAAATATCAAAACTGGAAGAGTTTTGGACAACACATTCACTGCAGGTGAAAAAGTAGTAACAGCACGTGTGGAACGCCATCAGTTTCAGTTTTTATACAAAGATGATATGGGTTACCATTTCATGAATAGCGAAACTTTTGAGCAAACAAACCTGAGTGAGGAAATGATTCCTGCTCATGATTTACTTAAAGAAGGCCAGGTAGTAGATGTACTTATTCATGCAGAAACTGAAACTCCTCTTACGCTTGATATGCCTATGTACGTAGAGTTACGAGTTACTTATACTGAACCAGGCCTCAAAGGTGATACTGCGAATAATCCAATGAAACCCGCAACAGTAGAAACTGGGGCAACGATAAAAGTGCCATTGTTTATCGAAAACGATGAGTTAATAAAAGTCAATACCGAAAAGTACGAATACGATTCTAGGGTTAAAGAATAATCCTATACTCAAACAAATTTTAATTGAGTAGTTATAATTTATACATTTGTAGTACAAGAAAATCCTAATCAATGGAAACGAAAGACATTCAAAAACTCTTAGATTATATTTCTAAGTCTGATTTAGATGAAGTAAATATTGAAACATCGGAGCTTAAGTTGAGCATCAAAAGAAGCCTTGCGGGTAACAGCGTTCAAGCTGTACAAGTACCTGTTCAGCAGGCTGCTCCAGCACCAGCTGCTTTGCCAGTAATGGAAGCACCAAAACCACAGTCTCCGGCTTCTGCTGAACCTGTAGCTGCGGAGGTTGCATCTAACTTAATAGAAGTAAAATCTCCAATGATCGGTACGTTTTACCGTGCTTCTGGTCCAGATAAGCCAAACTTTGTAGAAATAGGTGATACTATTACTGAAGGTGGAGTTATTTGTATCGTAGAAGCAATGAAATTATTCAATGAAATTGAATCTGAGGTATCAGGAAAAGTTGTGAAAATTCTTGTTGAGGATGCAAGTCCTATCGAATTTGATCAGCCATTGTTCCTAGTAGAACCTATTTAATTCATTTTTTAAACTTTAATTATAACAAATGTTTAAAAAATTACTAATAGCCAATCGTGGTGAAATTGCCCTTCGAATTATAAGAACTTGTAAGGAGATGGGAATTAAAACTGTTGCGGTATATTCCACAGCAGATAAAGAAAGCCTACACGTGAGATTTGCAGATGAAGCGGTTTGTATAGGACCGCCTCCAAGCAAAGATTCTTACTTAAAAATGCAGAACATACTTTCTGCAGCTGAAATAACAAACGCGGATGCCATTCATCCTGGTTATGGTTTTCTTTCTGAAAATGCTGAGTTTTCTAAAATATGTGAAGATTACGGAATAAAATTTATTGGAGCTACTGCAGAGCAAATCAACCTAATGGGTGATAAGGCGACAGCAAAAGAGACAATGAAAAAGGCTGGAGTACCTTGCATTCCAGGTTCTGTAGGAGTTATAGATGACATAGAGGAAGCCAAAAAGCTTGCAAAAAAGATCAAGTACCCTGTAATTGTTAAAGCCACTGCTGGTGGTGGGGGAAAGGGAATGCGAGTTATTAAAAGGGAAGAAGATTTTCAGAAAATGTGGGATGACGCTAAAAAAGAGTCTGCTGCAGCTTTTGGAAACGACGGTCTATATTTGGAGAAGTTCGTAGAAGAGCCACGCCACATAGAAATTCAAATTGTTGGAGATCAATTTGGCAAGGTATGTCACTTGTCGGAGCGTGATTGTTCTATTCAGAGAAGACATCAAAAACTTGTTGAAGAAACACCTTCTCCAGTAGTTTCAGATAAACTTCGTGAAAAAATGGGTGCTGCTGCGATTGCTGGAGCAAAGGCCATAAAGTACGAAGGTGCGGGTACAGTTGAATTTTTGGTTGACAAACATGGGGATTTTTACTTCATGGAAATGAACACAAGAATTCAAGTGGAGCACCCTATTACTGAAGAAGTAACAGACTATGACCTAATAAAGGAGCAAATAAAAGTTGCCGCTGGGATTCCAATCTCTGGGAAAAATTATTTCCCTAAGAAATACTCAATGGAGTGTAGAATTAATGCAGAAGATCCTAAAAATGGATTTAGACCTTCTCCGGGGAAAATTCAAACAATGCATTTCCCTGGTGGTCATGGAGTGAGAGTGGATAGCCATGTATATGCAGGTTACACTATTCCTCCTAACTATGACTCTATGATTGCTAAGCTTATTGTAACGGCACAGTCTCGTGAAGAAGTTTTAGTAAGAATGAAAAGGGCATTACAAGAATTCTATATTGAAGGAATAAAAACAACAATCCCTTTCCATATCAAGCTTATGGACGATGAACAGTTTAAAACTGGCATTTTTACCACGAGCTTCTTAGAAAGTTTTGACTTTTCCGATATTTAAAATAAAAGACCTCAAGTGAGGTCTTTTATTTGTCCCAATATGGAGTTAATTTCGTAAAAAAAACTTGAGATATACACTAGCTTTTCTAACGTTGCTTTATTCATTGGTGGGCTTTGGTCAGGCCAATAGGTGGATTGATTATACAAAAGGTCACTT
This portion of the Spirosomataceae bacterium TFI 002 genome encodes:
- a CDS encoding 3-oxoacyl-[acyl-carrier-protein] synthase III, with the translated sequence MKIQAAITGVSGYLPEDVLTNKDLEAMVETNDEWIVSRTGIKERRILKGEGLGTSYMAAEAVKSLLKKTDTDPKDVDLVIVATVTPDYFFPSTANLVCRECGIPSIGSFDLLAACSGFIYALSTGAQFIESGRYKKVIVVGADKMSAIVDYTDRTTCILFGDGAGAVMLEPNTEGLGLVDFDLNSDGTGEHHLIMKGGGSKNPATNETVDQQLHYIRQEGPAVFKFAVTKMADTAATIMERNNLKGDDVAWLVPHQANKRIIDATANRMEIGPEKVMMNIQNYGNTTAATIPLCLFDYESKLKKGDNLVLAAFGGGFTWASALIKWAY
- a CDS encoding translation elongation factor P (EF-P), which translates into the protein MASTADFRNGLCLEWNNDLYIIIDFQHVKPGKGPAFVRSKLRNIKTGRVLDNTFTAGEKVVTARVERHQFQFLYKDDMGYHFMNSETFEQTNLSEEMIPAHDLLKEGQVVDVLIHAETETPLTLDMPMYVELRVTYTEPGLKGDTANNPMKPATVETGATIKVPLFIENDELIKVNTEKYEYDSRVKE
- a CDS encoding acetyl-CoA carboxylase biotin carboxyl carrier protein, yielding METKDIQKLLDYISKSDLDEVNIETSELKLSIKRSLAGNSVQAVQVPVQQAAPAPAALPVMEAPKPQSPASAEPVAAEVASNLIEVKSPMIGTFYRASGPDKPNFVEIGDTITEGGVICIVEAMKLFNEIESEVSGKVVKILVEDASPIEFDQPLFLVEPI
- a CDS encoding acetyl-CoA carboxylase, biotin carboxylase subunit produces the protein MFKKLLIANRGEIALRIIRTCKEMGIKTVAVYSTADKESLHVRFADEAVCIGPPPSKDSYLKMQNILSAAEITNADAIHPGYGFLSENAEFSKICEDYGIKFIGATAEQINLMGDKATAKETMKKAGVPCIPGSVGVIDDIEEAKKLAKKIKYPVIVKATAGGGGKGMRVIKREEDFQKMWDDAKKESAAAFGNDGLYLEKFVEEPRHIEIQIVGDQFGKVCHLSERDCSIQRRHQKLVEETPSPVVSDKLREKMGAAAIAGAKAIKYEGAGTVEFLVDKHGDFYFMEMNTRIQVEHPITEEVTDYDLIKEQIKVAAGIPISGKNYFPKKYSMECRINAEDPKNGFRPSPGKIQTMHFPGGHGVRVDSHVYAGYTIPPNYDSMIAKLIVTAQSREEVLVRMKRALQEFYIEGIKTTIPFHIKLMDDEQFKTGIFTTSFLESFDFSDI